The Plutella xylostella chromosome 12, ilPluXylo3.1, whole genome shotgun sequence genome includes a window with the following:
- the LOC105393708 gene encoding TATA-box-binding protein, protein MDLSPYNIPGIGTPLHQPEEDQQILPNALQQQQIQQSQMPSLASMGSSPLVGFGLATPQRSMHTYAPTSSYATPQQMMQPQTPQNMMSPMVTGGSLVGQQMLGQASPAPMTPMTPHSADPGILPQLQNIVSTVNLNCKLDLKKIALHARNAEYNPKRFAAVIMRIREPRTTALIFSSGKMVCTGAKSEEDSRLAARKYARIIQKLGFVAKFLDFKIQNMVGSCDVKFPIRLEGLVLTHGQFSSYEPELFPGLIYRMVKPRIVLLIFVSGKVVLTGAKVRQEIYEAFDNIYPILKSFKKQ, encoded by the exons ATGGACTTGAGTCCTTACAACATACCGGGGATCGGGACCCCGTTACATCAACCTGAAGAAGACCAGCAGATTTTGCCAAATGCCCTGCAACAGCAGCAGATCCAGCAGTCGCAGATGCCGTCGCTGGCGTCGATGGGCTCGTCGCCGCTGGTGGGGTTCGGCCTGGCGACCCCGCAGCGCAGCATGCACACCTACGCGCCCACCTCCAGCTACGCCACTCCCCAACAGATGATGCAGCCACAGACACCG CAAAACATGATGTCTCCCATGGTGACGGGCGGCAGCCTGGTCGGGCAGCAGATGCTGGGCCAGGCCAGCCCGGCACCCATGACCCCCATGACTCCACATTCCGCCGACCCCGGCATCCTTCCACAGCTACA aaatatTGTATCCACTGTAAACTTGAACTGCAAATTagacttaaagaaaatagcACTGCATGCCCGTAATGCTGAATACAACCCAAAGCGGTTTGCTGCTGTCATCATGAGAATACGTGAACCGCGGACCACAGCCCTCATCTTCTCATCTGGCAAGATGGTGTGCACGGGAGCCAAGAGTGAAGAGGACTCGCGATTAGCCGCCAGGAAATATGCTAGAATTATACAGAAATTAGGTTTTGTG GCAAAGTTCCTGGACTTCAAGATCCAGAACATGGTGGGCAGCTGCGACGTGAAGTTCCCGATCCGGCTGGAGGGGCTCGTGCTCACCCACGGCCAGTTCAGCTCCTACGAGCCCGAGCTCTTCCCCGGACTCATCTACAGAATGGTCAAACCCAGAATTGTACTGCTAATATTTGTATCAGGGAAGGTTGTGCTAACCGGTGCCAAAGTTCGACAGGAAATATACGAGGCGTTTGATAATATATACCCTATACTGAAAAGTTTCAAGAAACAGTGA